The bacterium genome contains the following window.
CGCCACTGCACGAAGAACTGGCAGCGCGCGGTGCCTGCTTCGGCGAACTCGCGGGCTGGGAACGCCCGAACTGGTTCGCACCGGGAGAGACGGCGCCGACCTACGAATACTCCTACGGTCGTCAGAACTGGTTCGAGCGATCTGCCGCGGAGCACCGGGGAGTGCGCGAAGCGGTCGGACTGTTCGACCAGACCTCTTTCGCAAAGACGTCCGTAGAAGGCCCGGATGCCTGTCGAGAACTCGAACGCATCTGCGCCAATCGGGTCGATGTCGAACCGGGCACCGCCGTCTACACCCAATGGCTCAACCCGGCCGGGGGCATCGAAGCCGACCTCACCGTGACCCGACTCGCCGAAGAACGCTACCTGATCGTGGGCGGTGCCGCGACCCAGGTGCGCGACCTCGACTGGCTTCGGCGCAACATCGCCGACGACTCGCGAGTAGAACTCGCAGACGTGAGCCAGTCGCTGGCCGTGCTCGGTGTCATGGGTCCTTCGGCACGCGCGCTGCTGGCCTCCTTGACGGAGACGGACCTTTCGAATGGTGCGTTCCCCTTCCGAGCCTCACGCCAGATCGAAGTGGCGGGCCTTCCCGTACGAGCTACGCGCATCACCTACGTGGGCGAACTCGGTTGGGAACTCTACGTAGCCCCGCCAGACGCGCTCGCTTTGTATCGAGCACTGCGCGGCGCCGGGGAAGGGCTCGGTGTGGTCGACGCCGGTTACCACGCACTCGACTCGCTGCGCATGGAAAAGGCCTATCGCCACTGGGGTCACGATGTGACGCCCGACGACACTCCTCTCGAAGCCGGACTCGGCTTCGCAATCGCCTTCGACAAGCCGGGCGGATTCATCGGACGCGAAAGCCTTTCGCGGCAGCGCGAGCGAGGCCTCGAGCGACGCCTGGTCGTTTTTGTGCTGGAAGATCCCGCCCCCCTGCTGCTCCACGACGAACCCGTGTGGCGCGACGGTGTGCTCGTCGGCCGCACGACCTCAGGTGCATTTGGTCACAGCGTCGGCCGCGCATGCGGACTCGGCTACGTGTCCTGGAGCCCGCACGATTCGGCGGCGGCCATTCGCGAAAGCCACTGGGAGATCGAGATCGCCAACCAGCGCCACGCCGCTCGCGCCAGTCTGCGCCCCCTGTACGATCCGAAGAGCGAACGCATTCGCGGATGATCAAAATCCGGTGACGATCGCGGTTTCCGTGGGGCTTCCCCTGGCGCGGCAGCGCGAAGACCGCCACGATGCCCTCCGTGTCCACCGGAAAATCCAGACGGGAGCCACTGCCGCGCAACGTCTGGGCCGCGAGCATCACCAGCTTTCTGACCGACGTCTCCAGCGAGATGGTCCTGAATCTGCTTCCCTTGTTCCTGGCCAATGTGCTCGGCTTGAAGGCCAGCGTCATCGGCGTGATCGAAGGCGTTGCGGCCTCGACCGCGAGTCTGCTCAAGCTCGCGACGGGATGGGTTTCCGACAGGCTGAGCCAGCGCAAATGGTTGGCCGTGGCCGGTTACGGCATCTCGACCCTGGTCAAACCGTTCTACTGGTTCGCAGGCACCTGGGAGGCGGTGGCCGGGGTTCGTTGGGCGGAGCGCATCGGCAAGGGAATCCGCACCGCGCCTCGCGACGCGCTCATCGCCGATAGCATTTCGGAGGAACAACGCGGGCGCGCCTTCGGGCTTCACCGCGCCGCCGACACCGGCGGGGCCGTGGTCGGCCTGGGTGTCGCGATGCTCGCAGTCTGGGCGGTCCAGCGCGGCGGGACCTACCTGGTGGAAGACACGTTCCGGGCGATCGTGCTTTTGAGCTTGCTACCCGCGGCCCTCGCCGTGCTCGTGCTGGCCGTGGGTGTGCGAGAACGGCCCCGGGTAGTGCAGCCCAGTGACGGCGACCGTCGCCCGGGAATCCGCGACCTGGGCTCGCGCTTCCTGATCTTCATGGGCATCGTCGCGGTTTTCGACATCGGCAACTCGTCGGATGCTTTTCTGATCCTGCGCGCTTCCGAGCGGGGAATCAGCGTGCTCGGCATCCTGGCCATGCTGCTGAGCTTCAATCTCGTCTATACCGTGACGAGCCTGCCCGCGGGCAGTCTGTCCGATCGGATCGGACGCCGCCGGGTCATCATCGCCGGCTGGCTGCTCTACGCCGTTGTCTACGCAGGCCTCGCCGTGGCAGAAGCCGGGTGGCACATCTGGAGCTTGTATCTCGCCTACGGGCTCTACTACGGGCTCAGCTACGGAACTCTGAAAGCCTTCATCGCCGATCTGGTCGACCCTCGACTCAGGGGAACCGCCTACGGATTGCACGCGGCCGTAATCGGCGTGCTCGATCTTCCCGCGTCGGTCATTGCCGGCGTGCTGTGGAGCGGCGTCGGCTCCTGGCCCGGCCATGGTCCAGCCGCCCCTTTCTGGTTCGGCGCGATCACGGCGTGCGCGGCAGCCCTGCTTCTCGGCCTGCTGATGCGCGAAACCCAGACGTGACTTCGGCTCCTTTCGAAATCCAAGAAATCCTCGTCGCGCGAA
Protein-coding sequences here:
- a CDS encoding MFS transporter; this encodes MPSVSTGKSRREPLPRNVWAASITSFLTDVSSEMVLNLLPLFLANVLGLKASVIGVIEGVAASTASLLKLATGWVSDRLSQRKWLAVAGYGISTLVKPFYWFAGTWEAVAGVRWAERIGKGIRTAPRDALIADSISEEQRGRAFGLHRAADTGGAVVGLGVAMLAVWAVQRGGTYLVEDTFRAIVLLSLLPAALAVLVLAVGVRERPRVVQPSDGDRRPGIRDLGSRFLIFMGIVAVFDIGNSSDAFLILRASERGISVLGILAMLLSFNLVYTVTSLPAGSLSDRIGRRRVIIAGWLLYAVVYAGLAVAEAGWHIWSLYLAYGLYYGLSYGTLKAFIADLVDPRLRGTAYGLHAAVIGVLDLPASVIAGVLWSGVGSWPGHGPAAPFWFGAITACAAALLLGLLMRETQT